TTTGGGGCTGGCCACGAAGACGACATCGACGACGAAGAGTGCGTCGTCTCGGCTGCTTAGTAGGTCAGTAGTGGACCTgaacattgttgttgcttgggtttttgttttgattcatttgctgtggatgttgctgctgctgttgctgcagatgttgctgctgaggATTAGACGGCGCATCTTCATGGCTTGATTGGGAGTGTTGCAGTTTGCCGAGGGTTGCGCAAAAGACTTCGCAGAGCTAAGAATATGGAAAgtaattgtttattgttgaaTAGATCAGAGAACAGTCAAAATAATCATAACtattattgattgatttatggaGTCACAGCTCCTGCGAAGTCCCTTTGGCACTCGCCAAGTTCGGTTTTTCTTTCCTCCCACTGTTCGGTTCCGATGCATTTTTATTCCACAACTTACCAAGTGACCCTCGCTGGCGCCCAACTGGACAGAGCTGTTGAAAGCCACTTGGTGGCCGGGGCTAACCTCAGTTTAATTattgttgtgtgtttattATGTCTTGGCCAGCCCCCCTGTCACGCCCACAAGGCACGACAAGAAcagaatttgtttattttttagttttttttgttgtacttatttttggtttattttttattggctGATTACATGCCGCCACAAAGAAGTTTCCCCATtgacaacaaccacaacttGTGGCCAGGATAGAAGAGGGAagagttgcaagttgcaagttgcaagttgggaattgaaattggaatgGGTGCTCCCCCGTTTCCCGAGTCCctttccttttggccaaacTGGTTTTCGGcccaaaaataatttcgatTGCGAAATACTTGCAATAATATTCGCACGGAGTGGAGTAAACTTTTACATTCAAattctctttgtgtgtgcgaaCTTTTGGTGTGgggttttgtttgtggttttgtgGGCGCTAAATGGCCAACCCATGGGCTGGGCTGGTGTAGGTGCACTCGTAGCGGTGGGAGATGTCTACTGAGTTTTTGGGTTGGAGCAAGtgaaagtgcaaaaatataataactCGGCACAGATCCGCAGAGGTAGCAGGTTCACGGCTGTTGGTTGCTTTAATCATGTGCTCACAGTTCTACAATACATACAGTGCAGGTCATTTAAGTAAATACGCTTGAGATGGttgaaaaaagcaaagcggaAGCAGAGCAATACAAGTGGGATTCGAAACCCTTAGGTTCATCCAATTAACTGCAGAGTTTTACACGTAAAAGTGCTcggaaaagaaaaattaatattttatttaatgtttccAGTAATTTCCGGCAGATAATGTCGCAGTTCCATGCAGATCTTGTGGCttaattatgattattattttgggCAAGTTTGCCTCTCATTCCGGCCTGAATTTGTGTGAACTATCAGCGTTAAGGCTTTTTAATCTTACGAAACTTGTGCCCCGAAACTTGATCCTCAATTGGCGTCTACTTGGGAGTACTTAGCAATATTATCACTTACTTGCACTCCAAAATAATGGCTTTAATATGCAATCAGAACAATCCCATTAGCGGCCACAACCCATTCCCGGTCCACCAGCTGTGCTTTGCCTCccagcgggcagcagcagcatcatcatcatcaacgccatcatcatcatcatctgcagTCTGCAATTATTGCTTGAGACGCCGAAATGTCTGcaccgagcagcagctgaagctgtagctggatgctggatgctgaaTGCTGTCTCATGGCGCGATGAAAGTGCCCCactggcagaagcagaaggctttggctgtggccgaAGGCAGCAGCCGTTTCCCATGCGACTTCGAATGGAACTGCAACTCGTGTTCATTAGCGTCAGTGCTGGGGCAGGGGGGAAATGCGTTACAACCACATTGAACAGGCagtcagaaagagagagagagtgagagacgcGGACAGACTTCAAAGATAATATGTTTGAAATTTCAGCAAACAGACAAATAAACGTTCTACTTTcaccaaagcagcagcagcaacagcggcaggcagAGACGGGGAGTGGCTGGGGGTGGCGCAGAGAGGTGGAGCCATAAAACAGCAGATTGGGGTGGCAGAACACaacatacacaaataaaagtgaaggaaaattaaaatcagTTTGAATTTAGCGCTCATGCTAGTCATTTGCGTGACATAGCAGCCAGCTGCTGACATAGTGCATGCACGGCATTATACAGCACTTTCTTTTCTTCCGAAAACTCCGAAAAATTTCATTGGTTGAAAGTTGAAAATGCGTAAAAAGTCGGAAAAAGTactaaaagtatttattttcgatatagaatttcaaagtaCATGGCGGGAATGGAATGTAATAGGAGTAAATCTTCAGATCTTCAAGGCAACATAGTTCGTATGGGCCATGCTGCGAAAAGTGAGcttatgctatttttgttggttgaccgTTTAAGttttaaactctttttttgtagacattccaataaaagaaagtcgtgaaaagtagccaatcttgtggagaatttatTGAGAAAAcgtataaaattatagttgTAGCACGGAGATTCTTAACTAGCGAGTAATataaaatagaacatcaaaatcgaggaatattaTTCAAGataaagtatattttgaatgtgcaagggtatatttccgtgggtctgtcggtatattttatcgataattccgcggacGAACAGCTGTTtggaaaatcaacaaatttccaaaaaaaaaaaaaacatttgagaaaaatacacaaaaaactaatGGAATTCGTAGATAAAATGGATTTGGAGAATGAGCGTGTGCTCAAACTGATATTCCCGGATGGTGTGCCAGGTAAGGGTCCCCGCCATGCAGCTGCGAAAGCAACGAGAataaaattttcatttccattcgaGACAATCTGCGTGGCAATCCCGAACTGGACAATTACCTCGGCAAGCTGGGCACCTACAAGGTGGAACAGCTGAAAAAGGAGCAGGCACGCCTGGCGGACGAGACCAAGAGCATACTGGAGCAGACCCAGGACCTTGCCATCTCCAACTACAAAACATTCATCACGACGGCGGAGAACTCACGCTCGATATTCAACGAGTTCCGCAAGACGGAGGAGCAGGTGGGCACGCTGATTGGCAAGCTGCCGGAGTTCAGTGGCAAGTGCGAGCACTTCCTGAAGGACTCGGCCGAGCTGAACGAGCAGCGACGCCTCAATTCCATAACGCTGCAGCGGAACGCTCAGCTGCTGGAGATACTCGAGCTGCCGCAGCTGATGGAGCGCTGCATACGCGAGGGACGCTACGAGGAGGCCCTCGAGCTGGCCGCCTACGTGCAGAAGCTCGGCCAGCATCAGGGACACATATCTGTGGTGAATGTAGGTTCCCCCCAGCCCAGCATCCTCTTGCCTTTgatgtttatttatgctttgCAGAGCATTGTGCGCGCCGTGGAGGCCTTGTGGCACACCATGCTGGTGCAGCTGGTGGCCCAGCTGCGTTCGGACTTGCAGCTGCCCAAGTGCCTGCAGATCGTTGGATATCTGCGCCGCATGCAGGCATTCGGCGACaacgagctgaagctgaagttcCTGCAGGCACGCGACTCCTGGCTCACCTCCTGCCTCGAGGCCATTCCCACGGCGGATGGTAAGCAGCCGCACGAGCTCTCCAGCACTTACTCATTGATTCGTTGTCCCTGCAGCACAGCAGCATCTGACCAAAACCATTGAGATAACGCGCATCAATCTGTTCAACATCATCACCCAGTACCGGGCCATATTCCCCGAGGAAGAGGCCGCTGCCAAGGCGACGAGCGGCGGTCTGCGACCCTTGCAGGGTGTCAGCTGCAACGGCGATCGCCTCTTCCAGGCCTGGCTGCACAACAAAGTGGGTAATCGCCTGGGCAGACGGCACTCCTAGATACTAATCCCCTCGCTCTTCGCAGATCAATGCCTTCCTGGAGACACTCGAAAAGGATCTGCAACGCGGCGTTGGATCCATTGAGACGGTCCTCGGCCAGTGCATGTACTTTGGGCTCTCGTTCAGCCGCGTCGGTGCCGACTTTCGAGCCCTCATGGCGCCCATCGTCGTGGGCGTGGTGCAGCGCAAGTTCGTGGCCAGCATTGAGCAGGTGAACGAGCAgttcgaggaggagctggagagaTTCACGCTGATCAACAAGGTGACGTTGCACGCCCGCAAGCAGGTGGATGCCGCCACGCTGTCTGCCAGCGAGCACGAGTCCTTTGCGCCACCAGAGACGCTGATGGACTTCTACCCGCTGGCCGCCCTCTGCAACGGCTATCTGAATGCGCTGAACGAGCTGCGGCTCTGCGCCCCACTGGCCCTGGCCACAGACGTCACGCACTGCTtgcagcagtcgctgcagctggtggcccAGCGGGTGCTCGCCTTCTAtcgccaggagcagcaggcctTCACGGGCAACGAGCGCGAGAGCTTCGTGAAGCTGTGCTCCTGCCTGGCCTACGATCTGGTGCCCTATGTCCAGCGCTGCATCCACGGCGTCTTCCCGCCCCAGTCGCTCACCCTGCACCTGGGCACAAgcctcctgcagctggagcagcagcagctcaccTATCTGCAGCAGACACGCATCCTAGAGCCCCTCAAGCATCTTCTGCCCACCAAGGTGCTGGTGCAGCCACAGCCTGCCCAGGCAGCCGTTctgaagccaaagcccagCGCCAATCTACCTGTTGCTGCCGAGGGATGAATCAGTTCCAACAAGTTTACAGTTTATTGGGagtcaaatatattttcattcgAACTAAGCGTCAAAAACAAAGCGTAAAACGTGAATAGGAATGCTCTTGGCGGATTCTTTAGTCTCTTTATAGGGAAACACACATGGAAATATCTAAATCAGCTTGTAAACAATAATACATCGCGATGCACATGAAGTTTTAAtggttgtacatatgtatgt
The sequence above is a segment of the Drosophila subobscura isolate 14011-0131.10 chromosome U, UCBerk_Dsub_1.0, whole genome shotgun sequence genome. Coding sequences within it:
- the LOC117901610 gene encoding conserved oligomeric Golgi complex subunit 8, with amino-acid sequence MEFVDKMDLENERVLKLIFPDGVPDNLRGNPELDNYLGKLGTYKVEQLKKEQARLADETKSILEQTQDLAISNYKTFITTAENSRSIFNEFRKTEEQVGTLIGKLPEFSGKCEHFLKDSAELNEQRRLNSITLQRNAQLLEILELPQLMERCIREGRYEEALELAAYVQKLGQHQGHISVVNSIVRAVEALWHTMLVQLVAQLRSDLQLPKCLQIVGYLRRMQAFGDNELKLKFLQARDSWLTSCLEAIPTADAQQHLTKTIEITRINLFNIITQYRAIFPEEEAAAKATSGGLRPLQGVSCNGDRLFQAWLHNKINAFLETLEKDLQRGVGSIETVLGQCMYFGLSFSRVGADFRALMAPIVVGVVQRKFVASIEQVNEQFEEELERFTLINKVTLHARKQVDAATLSASEHESFAPPETLMDFYPLAALCNGYLNALNELRLCAPLALATDVTHCLQQSLQLVAQRVLAFYRQEQQAFTGNERESFVKLCSCLAYDLVPYVQRCIHGVFPPQSLTLHLGTSLLQLEQQQLTYLQQTRILEPLKHLLPTKVLVQPQPAQAAVLKPKPSANLPVAAEG